Proteins encoded together in one Triticum dicoccoides isolate Atlit2015 ecotype Zavitan chromosome 7B, WEW_v2.0, whole genome shotgun sequence window:
- the LOC119340196 gene encoding uncharacterized protein LOC119340196, with translation MASASISSLFLAPPVFPCQIAGRPTLAPTSPPGRLAPAPGIRSSRRFAAARCEAALVPAWRLRAPPRRRNVLRDKASPPLVVRPPSHEALHSRHQSDKDRPPLVGRTGEPQPASSDDHALPDPEEKSDISVCLDAGPSGNAVAESNLDGPKDLDWDAEESHLCGNGTGPVFSVYEDPDGNAVHVEVNEDEIFSRCASADGEGSGDLQSILSRTRVMAEQFESAKREVPKNSSLFRFVAAEKKKSGVADTDASVVQTNGTPSRAVAWGGFAAFCGVCIVLIASKLIWRNIKVHFSSKLFHALRPGMKAGQLDKGNIKVISNAHKFPGDLLVRPQLERRELMNNLKKAKMSRERFSFRNIFSCSTVANDDIARITEIRRMVTDVHTLEEGNLRKSKGGNDNSVVFPHPVVATEETISASYVGQSIYVDDVSELVSSELPNISSSNGITEESVKQPVDFKNGAPIIDISVKNQYVIGEIEQPEYRYNDESTADAKDRTSFIHATEKELHICSADDHNVSPNTINTPSPEFERKELFAEVTASIQGLEPSELFSSDEQMIRINDSAHQTINNVVPETTDVFSPNCFNISSSGLKYKGASLANSENDINCMQETEAPTTFANDAQTANCEDFAHCVRIIGTEAGKDLLMTDISTMKSPQRISKEPVDLTTDNMQSMQEPEPSNHDDKQISYANVRNHKIDIVHNETRTSLETVPLYALQEETVQHKGAEVEILEKQVKITSSNKEARAYLKKDKAKLQKEMCSDKLPGTKLSAEGVPGTGIVVDPSNGVQKTKRVARKRLKKVQINQGVAEIVAEQDVVHNSSMVDQVNSSQNVKRTRRGNQTNAFRTQGSQTREEIPETALMASLPDDAPRSENMKPLGDADSSAGALSSKDVLMESQPSRFSARTTRKEELKLNCQTSERVEAATTETKTNMHDYNVMHEGSTDFNKSRTKMGVAAAKKSTKRKSLSKRTKPSNAVSNKDSKEPTGD, from the exons ATGGCGAGCGCCTCCATCTCCTCTCTGTTCCTTGCGCCACCCGTATTCCCCTGCCAGATCGCCGGCCGCCCCACCCTCGCGCCCACGAGTCCCCCCGGCCGCCTAGCCCCCGCCCCCGGAATCCGTTCCTCGAGGCGCTTCGCGGCTGCCCGCTGCGAGGCCGCCCTCGTCCCGGCGTGGAGGCTCCGCGCGCCGCCCCGTCGCCGGAACGTGCTGCGCGACAAGGCCTCGCCGCCGCTGGTGGTTCGCCCTCCCAGCCACGAGGCCCTCCATTCTCGTCACCAGTCGGACAAGGACCGCCCTCCTCTGGTTGGTCGTACTGGAGAACCGCAGCCTGCTTCGTCCGATGATCACGCGTTACCGGATCCTGAGGAGAAATCGGACATTTCTGTTTGTCTAGATGCCGGTCCAAGTGGGAATGCAGTGGCTGAGTCCAACTTGGATGGCCCGAAGGATTTGGATTGGGATGCGGAGGAGAGCCATCTCTGCGGCAATGGGACTGGTCCCGTATTCAGTGTGTATGAAGACCCAGACGGCAATGCAGTGCACGTTGAGGTGAATGAGGATGAGATCTTTAGCAGGTGTGCGAGTGCTGATGGAGAAGGGAGTGGTGATTTGCAGTCCATATTATCTCGTACAAGAGTAATGGCTGAGCAGTTTGAAAGTGCCAAACGTGAGGTTCCAAAGAATAGCTCACTGTTTCGGTTTGTTGCTGCTGAGAAGAAGAAATCGGGTGTTGCCGATACTGATGCTTCAGTTGTGCAGACAAACGGGACTCCTTCGAGGGCTGTCGCATGGGGTGGTTTTGCAGCATTTTGTGGTGTGTGCATCGTATTGATCGCGTCCAAGTTGATTTGGAGGAACATCAAGGTACATTTTTCTAGTAAGTTGTTCCATGCACTTAGACCAGGGATGAAAGCTGGTCAATTGGACAAGGGTAACATCAAGGTAATCAGTAATGCACATAAGTTTCCAGGAGATTTACTGGTAAGACCGCAGTTAGAGAGGAGGGAATTGATGAACAACCTCAAAAAGGCCAAAATGTCAAGAGAGCGGTTTTCTTTCAGAAATATATTTAGCTGCAGTACTGTTGCAAATGATGACATTGCAAGAATAACTGAGATCAGAAGAATGGTGACTGATGTTCACACTCTAGAAGAAGGAAACCTTAGAAAAAGCAAAGGGGGAAACGATAATTCTGTTGTCTTTCCGCACCCAGTAGTTGccaccgaggaaacaatctcagcaAGTTATGTTGGACAATCCATATATGTTGATGACGTATCAGAGTTAGTCAGTAGTGAATTACCTAATATTAGTTCGTCCAATGGTATTACTGAGGAAAGTGTCAAGCAGCCTGTGGATTTTAAAAATGGAGCACCAATCATAGACATAAGTGTAAAAAACCAGTATGTCATTGGAGAAATTGAGCAGCCTGAGTACAGGTATAATGATGAGAGCACAGCTGATGCAAAGGATAGAACTTCTTTCATACATGCAACAGAAAAAGAACTACATATTTGTTCTGCAGATGATCATAATGTGAGTCCTAATACCATCAATACCCCATCACCTGAGTTTGAAAGAAAAGAACTGTTTGCTGAGGTAACTGCAAGTATTCAAGGATTAGAACCATCTGAGCTGTTCAGTAGTGACGAACAGATGATTCGTATAAATGATAGTGCTCATCAGACCATCAATAATGTTGTCCCAGAAACAACTGATGTTTTTTCACCTAATTGCTTTAATATTTCATCATCTGGGTTGAAATACAAGGGAGCATCCCTAGCCAATAGTGAAAATGATATCAATTGCATGCAAGAAACTGAAGCACCGACGACCTTTGCAAATGATGCTCAGACGGCTAACTGTGAAGACTTTGCTCATTGTGTAAGAATAATAGGTACAGAAGCAGGCAAAGATCTACTAATGACCGATATATCCACTATGAAATCACCTCAGCGAATCAGCAAAGAGCCTGTGGATTTGACGACAGATAACATGCAATCTATGCAAGAACCAGAACCATCCAACCATGATGACAAACAGATAAGTTATGCAAATGTGAGGAACCATAAGATAGACATAGTACACAATGAGACAAGGACTAGTTTAGAAACAGTTCCATTATATGCCCTACAAGAAGAAACAGTTCAACACAAAGGTGCAGAAGTTGAAATTTTGGAGAAGCAAGTGAAAATCACGTCCTCAAACAAAGAAGCCAGAGCGTATCTGAAAAAAGATAAAGCGAAACTACAGAAAGAAATGTGCAGTGATAAGCTACCTGGAACAAAGTTGTCAGCAGAAGGTGTACCTGGAACTGGCATTGTGGTTGATCCATCAAATGGTGTACAGAAAACTAAAAGAGTGGCACGCAAACGGCTGAAGAAAGTGCAAATCAATCAGGGAGTTGCAGAAATAGTCGCAGAACAAGATGTCGTTCACAATAGCAGCATGGTTGATCAGGTAAACAGTAGCCAGAATGTTAAAAGGACAAGAAGAGGAAACCAGACAAATGCATTTCGCACCCAAGGATCTCAAACAagagaagaaattccagaaacagctCTCATGGCAAGTTTACCTGATGATGCACCAAGATCTGAAAACATGAAGCCTCTTGGTGACGCAGATTCGTCTGCTGGAGCACTATCTTCAAAG GATGTTCTTATGGAATCTCAGCCAAGTAGGTTCAGTGCCCGTACGACGAGGAAGGAAGAGTTAAAACTCAACTGTCAGACTTCCGAAAGGGTGGAGGCAGCCACAACAGAAACTAAAACCAACATGCATGACTATAATGTCATGCATGAGGGATCAACTGATTTCAACAAGTCAAGGACGAAGATGGGTGTAGCTGCTGCCAAGAAGTCCACAAAGAG AAAATCATTATCGAAGCGTACCAAGCCAAGTAATGCAgtgtcaaataaagactcaaaggaACCCACTGGTGACTGA